CAACGGCCACGACCGTACCTACCACAGCCCCAACGCCCGCGCCCACACCCGCGCCCGACCTTGCCAGCCCATTCGCAGGCGCAGATGGCGCATTCACGCTCTACAGCACCCGCGACGGCAGCTACACCCGCCACAACCCGCAGCGCAGCGCCCAGCAGTTCCTGCCCGCGTCCACCTTCAAGATCCTCAACTCGCTGATCGCCCTAGAGACCGGCGTGATCACCGACGAGAGCACCATCATCACCTGGGATGGCACACGCTACCACAACCAGGACTGGAACCAGGATCACACCCTCGCGTCGGCCTTCAAAAACTCGGTGGTGTGGTACTACCAAGAGGTGGCGCGGCGCATAGGCGAGCGGCGCATGCGGCAGTATGTCGAGGCGGCGGGCTACGGCAACCAGAACATCGGCGGGAAGATCGACCGCTTCTGGCTCGATGGCGACCTGCGGATCTCGGCGGATGAGCAGGTGGCGTTCCTGCGGCGGCCCTACGACGAGGATCTGCCCTTCTCCACGCGCTCGATCCAGATCGTAAAGTCGATCATGCGGCAGCGCCAGACCGCCGACTACACCCTCTCGGGCAAGACCGGCACCGCCGTGTGGGGCGATCAGCGCATGGCGTGGTTCGTGGGCTACCTAGAGACCCAGGGCGGCACCTACATCTTCGCGCTGAACATGGAAGACCCCGCCGCAGCCGAGCCGCTCACATCCGAGCGCGCCCGCAGCACCGCGCTCGCGCTGCTCTACC
This portion of the Chloroflexia bacterium SDU3-3 genome encodes:
- the blaOXA gene encoding class D beta-lactamase produces the protein MSIYIARLRIGIIAMALAACTQPQAAAPTTIPAAPTPAPTATTVPTTAPTPAPTPAPDLASPFAGADGAFTLYSTRDGSYTRHNPQRSAQQFLPASTFKILNSLIALETGVITDESTIITWDGTRYHNQDWNQDHTLASAFKNSVVWYYQEVARRIGERRMRQYVEAAGYGNQNIGGKIDRFWLDGDLRISADEQVAFLRRPYDEDLPFSTRSIQIVKSIMRQRQTADYTLSGKTGTAVWGDQRMAWFVGYLETQGGTYIFALNMEDPAAAEPLTSERARSTALALLYRLGLLPSPDPDNS